CCATGGGTCTGCTCCTGATTCGTTATTTATCCCCGCCACGTCGGATGGAGGGGCAGGTGGGGAGGGTGAATAAACACCCACCTTTGATGAGTCCCTGGAGCACTGTCTGCCCCAGGTGTCTAAACGCTGGAGATCCACTCGGAACGGGGGTAAAACGTGACATGCGAGGATGGCGCGTTTCCAGTATTTCACCCGTGTCCCGAGATGAGCGAACGCTAACCTTCCCCCGATTGCTGGGCGTGCGGAGTATAGGGAGCCACCCCGACCCCTTCAAGCGCCTCACCCCCAGATACGCTAACTACCCCCAACTTTTCCTGTAGATAGAAACACCACTGCTGTGAATGACCTCTCTACCCCAGAATCTACCTTCCTCACCGCCTTTCGCGGTCGCTTTGTTGGTGTACTGCGATGGGAGCAACTCGACACCCTGTGGGCCGCACTCCTAACCCGAGCGGATCTTGGTTGGTACGTCTACCACGTGGGTGACTCCCCCCCCACAGCTCCCCTCGGGGCCGAACAGTTGCGACGTGTGGTCGAAGGGCTCAATACCCTGCTGCACCACGACCACGACCACGACTATTGCGGCATTGTCTATACCGATAGTCTTACCGAGCCGAATTTCGTCAAGGTCTTCGACCCTAATCACCTGGGTAGTTCATGTGGATCCTGCGGAACAACGATTCTGCCCGGCTGGACTCTCTCGCTTCTGCCGCCAACCGACCTCCCAGCCGCCCTCCCCCCGCCCAACAACCGTCGACGCTGGTGGCAACGATTGTTCACCTAGCGACCCAAACGACCGTTCCCGTTCCATCAACCCCATTTTTTGACTGCGATCAAATAAAAAAATGAGGTCTGCTGATGAA
The nucleotide sequence above comes from Gammaproteobacteria bacterium. Encoded proteins:
- a CDS encoding conserved hypothetical protein (Evidence 4 : Unknown function but conserved in other organisms); this encodes MNDLSTPESTFLTAFRGRFVGVLRWEQLDTLWAALLTRADLGWYVYHVGDSPPTAPLGAEQLRRVVEGLNTLLHHDHDHDYCGIVYTDSLTEPNFVKVFDPNHLGSSCGSCGTTILPGWTLSLLPPTDLPAALPPPNNRRRWWQRLFT